The Panicum hallii strain FIL2 chromosome 9, PHallii_v3.1, whole genome shotgun sequence genome has a window encoding:
- the LOC112873746 gene encoding guanylate kinase 2, chloroplastic/mitochondrial, translated as MLLSRRFSCALARAPSLVRGRPLPPRAAPATPPASRPPPRRLMSSSSAGWQHASRPPPLPPLHPAAEKDQLFRGLEAALGTTFSSEPLAPPPQPMILVISGPSGVGKDAVIKRLQEEREGMHFVVTATSRAKRPGEVDGKDYYFITKEEFLTMIERDELLEYALVYGEYKGIPKQQIRDYMAKGCDIVLRVDIQGAATLREILGESAIFIFLVAESEEALVKRLIHRKTETSDMLLVRIATAREEVRRMQNFDYVVVNAEGKLEEAVKQVESIIDAEKAKIHKRPVNI; from the exons ATGCTTCTCTCCCGCAGGTTCTCCTGCGCCCTCGCCCGCGCCCCCTCCCTCGTCCGGGGCCGGCCcctcccgccgcgcgccgcccctgccactCCTCCGGCGTCCCGCCCACCGCCCCGCCGCCTCatgtcctcctcctccgctgggTGGCAGCACGCATCCCGCCCCCCTCCGCTGCCGCCGCTTCACCCCGCCGCCGAGAAG GATCAGCTGTTCCGGGGTCTGGAGGCGGCGCTGGGCACCACGTTCAGCTCCGAGCCGCTGGCGCCACCGCCGCAGCCGATGATCCTCGTCATCAGCGGGCCCAGCGGCGTCGGCAAGGACGCTGTCATTAAG AGGCTCCAAGAGGAGAGGGAAGGGATGCATTTCGTCGTGACCGCGACAAGCAGGGCGAAGCGGCCAGGTGAAGTTGACGGGAAAGACTATTACTTCATCACTAAGGAGGAGTTCCTAACGATGATTGAGAGGGATGAGTTGCTTGAGTATGCTCTTGTTTACGGGGAGTACAAAGGGATCCCCAAGCAACAG ATTCGCGACTACATGGCTAAAGGCTGTGACATTGTCTTGAGAGTGGACATTCAAGGAGCAGCAACTTTGAGAGAAATACTCGGTGAATCTGCCATCTTCATATTTTTAGTTGCAGAGAGTGAAGAGGCACTTGTTAAAAGGCTAATCCACCGTAAAACAGAAACATCAGATATGCTTCTTGTCAGAATTGCAACAGCCAGGGAGGAGGTGAGACGCATGCAGAATTTTGACTACGTGGTTGTAAATGCTGAAGGGAAGCTTGAGGAGGCTGTTAAACAAGTGGAGTCTATCATTGATGCTGAGAAGGCTAAAATTCACAAGCGGCCTGTTAATATCTAA
- the LOC112874298 gene encoding uncharacterized protein LOC112874298 encodes MAASASASVGRMLQPSLAAATGAAPSSFASPPQQVPATPVRRRPGGVAVRCAPSGGVAPADDTMSKLRVGSPIVVVEAPVMLKTAASVPSLRYNSGQVKAGDVGRIMARKPKDVWAVRLAVGTYLLDGKFFRPLDAGEDDEESPVTPDE; translated from the exons ATGGCTGCCTCTGCATCTGCTTCAGTCGGCAGGATGCTGCAACCATCGCTCGCGGCGGCAACCGGCGCCGCCCCTTCTTCCTtcgcctcgccgccgcagcAAGTCCCAGCTACTCCGGTGCGACGACGTCCTGGCGGCGTCGCCGTCCGGTGCGCGCCGAGCGGCGGCGTCGCACCGGCAGACGACACGATGTCGAAACTCCGGGTGGGCTCGCCGATCGTCGTCGTGGAGGCGCCCGTGATGCTGAAGACCGCCGCGTCGGTGCCGTCGCTCCGATACAACAGCGGCCAGGTCAAGGCCGGCGACGTCGGAAG GATCATGGCGCGGAAGCCCAAGGACGTCTGGGCCGTGCGCCTCGCCGTCGGCACGTACCTGCTCGACGGCAAGTTCTTCAGGCCCTTAGATGCCGGTGAGGACGACGAGGAGTCCCCAGTGACCCCAGATGAATGA
- the LOC112876388 gene encoding VQ motif-containing protein 22-like: MDAVSCVGVTPQGALLSRSFADAAIARALHFSLSDAPGPSAPAAEAATTAAPPAAAVLMHGFGGHTPMGSVAPSPSSPARCRLGPAGGHAGKRRRPRPSKRAPTTYISTDAATFRVMVQRVTGADESELLLQQQDGASGLGLGLLLPQLGVEQFLQAGPAAHAAAAAYTTAPPPAPAEQQPLFPTLDSWNVMYGKKNEVV; encoded by the coding sequence ATGGACGCCGTCTCCTGCGTGGGTGTGACGCCGCAGGGCGCGCTCCTGTCTCGCTCGTTCGCCGACGCCGCCATCGCCCGCGCGCTCCACTTCTCCCTCTCCGACGCGCCCGGGccgtccgcgcccgccgccgaggCGGCCACTACAGCGGCAccgcccgcggcggcggtgctgatGCACGGCTTCGGGGGCCACACGCCGATGGGCAGCgtggcgccgtcgccgtcgtcgcccGCGCGGTGCCGGCtggggccggcgggcgggcacgcggggaagcggcggcgcccTCGGCCGTCGAAGCGCGCGCCCACCACGTACATCAGCACCGACGCGGCCACGTTCCGCGTCATGGTGCAGCGCGTCACGGGCGCCGACGAGTccgagctgctgctgcagcagcaggaCGGCGCCAGCGGCCTCGGTCTCGGCCTCCTCCTGCCGCAGCTCGGCGTCGAGCAGTTCCTTCAGGCGGGCCCCGcggcgcacgccgccgccgcggcgtacACGACGGCTCCCCCGCCCGCCCCGGCGGAGCAGCAGCCGCTGTTCCCGACGCTCGACTCGTGGAACGTCATGTACGGGAAGAAGAACGAGGTGGTCTGA
- the LOC112878085 gene encoding probable steroid-binding protein 3 gives MVAQGIAEALQAYTGLTPGAAATILALMLATYLLVSSLFVAPAAPSPASPPKQPEQQREEERKEKEQEEEEEAPMPFVFPDPVEVGEVTLEQLRAYDGKDPAKQILIAIRGQVYDVSRGRLFYGPQGPYSLFAGRDATRALALMSFDPNDLTGDLDGLSPDELEVLQDWEEKFKERYPRVGHLARQDAAGSDA, from the exons ATGGTGGCGCAGGGGATCGCGGAGGCCCTGCAGGCCTACACGGGCCTCACGCCGGGGGCCGCCGCCACCATCCTCGCCCTCATGCTCGCGACCTACCTCCTCGTCTCCTCCCTCTTcgtcgcccccgccgccccctcccccgcgTCGCCTCCCAAGCAGCCCGAGCAGCagcgggaggaggagaggaaggagaaggagcaggaggaggaggaggaggcgccgaTGCCCTTCGTGTTTCCGGACCCCGTGGAGGTCGGCGAGGTCACGCTCGAGCAGCTCAGGGCGTACGACGGCAAGGACCCCGCCAAGCAGATCCTCATCGCCATCCGCGGCCAGGTCTACGACGTCTCGCGCGGGAG GCTCTTTTATGGCCCTCAGGGACCATACTCCTTGTTTGCCGGGAGGGATGCAACCCGGGCCCTGGCATTGATGTCATTTGACCCTAATGACCTCACCGGGGATTTGGACGGCCTAAGCCCCGATGAGCTGGAGGTGTTGCAAGACTGGGAGGAAAAATTCAAGGAGAGGTACCCGAGGGTGGGTCACCT
- the LOC112873824 gene encoding probable inactive receptor kinase At5g10020, with protein sequence MRLIFLCLSIWAVCPVAVAWAARSDTEALLEFGRGIRQDPSRREATTWNPTSALDADGCPVDWHGVQCSGGQILSIALDGIGLVGNASLSALARMPMLRNLSLSNNKLEGFLPRELGAMASLQLLDLSSNRFSGPIPSELTKLAGLGYLNLSSNGFHGALPMGFRNLRKLKYLDLRGNGFTGKLDDIFVQLQSPVHVDLSCNQFSGSLTSISDNSSMASTLQYLNISHNVLSGTLFDSDPMPLLDSLEVFDASFNMLSGNIPQFNFVISLKVLRLQNNNFSGSIPEALFRETSMVLTELDLSCNQLTGPIKRVTSMNLKYLNLSCNSLEGTLPITFGSCSVVDLSGNMLSGNLSVARTWGNYLQTIDLSSNRLIGNWPNETTQFLRLTSLRISNNLLAGELPFVLGTYPELISIDFSLNQLHGPLPGNLFTAVKLTFLNLSGNGFGGNLPLPNPDGKNSTSRDLSVLPVQTSNLSFVDLSNNSLNGSLPMGIGDLSALTLLNLHQNNFTGQIPRAITKLKNLLYIDLSSNHFDGSIPDGLPDELVQFNVSYNNLSGSVPSNLLKFPDSSFHPGNELLVLPLSESPNGSGKSDEGRHGMKRGILYALIVCVVVFVTGIIVLLLVHWKINSWKSSEKGTGQGKQPVTQGQSAQRSAETSTTEMHDVSLASSPTAESGAVSLPGKERQHESQDVPIDVAYFNEPIASSSAHKDSTTSSMPSLSSSPPDPRTQHHHSILRVHSPDKLVGDLHLFDNSVVFTAEELSRAPAEIIGRSCHGTSYKAILDNGYMLTVKWLKEGFAKSKKEFSREIKKLGSVKHPNLVPLRGYYWGPKEHERIIISDYVDATSLSTYLSEFEERNLPPLSVGQRLNIATDIARCLDYLHNERVIPHGNIKSSNVLIQNSTLSAMVTDYSLHRLMTPTGMAEQVLNAGALGYSPPEFSSTSKPCPSLKSDVYAIGVILLELLTGRIAGEIVCVNDGVVDLTDWVRMLALEERVSECYDRHIAEAGSSDGAPKALDGMLRIAIRCIRSASERPEIRTVFDDLSSLSS encoded by the exons ATGAGGCTCATTTTCCTGTGCCTCTCGATCTGGGCCGTGTGTCCAGTTGCCGTGGCTTGGGCTGCTCGTTCAGACACGGAGGCACTGCTGGAATTCGGCAGAGGCATCCGGCAAGACCCGTCCCGCCGTGAGGCCACCACCTGGAACCCCACGAGCGCGCTGGACGCTGACGGCTGCCCAGTCGACTGGCACGGCGTGCAGTGCAGCGGCGGCCAGATTCTTTCTATTGCGCTTGACGGCATTGGGCTCGTTGGGAATGCTAGCTTGTCGGCACTTGCGAGGATGCCGATGCTCCGGAACTTGTCCCTGTCAAACAACAAGCTGGAAGGGTTCTTGCCGCGTGAGCTGGGGGCGATGGCGTCGCTGCAGCTGCTGGATCTGTCGAGCAACAGGTTCTCAGGTCCAATCCCCTCTGAACTGACTAAGCTGGCTGGTTTGGGGTATCTCAACCTCTCTTCCAATGGTTTTCATGGTGCGCTGCCAATGGGTTTCCGGAACTTGAGGAAATTGAAGTATTTGGACCTTCGTGGCAATGGCTTCACCGGCAAATTGGACGACATCTTTGTGCAGCTGCAGAGCCCAGTCCATGTTGATTTGAGCTGCAACCAGTTCTCAGGATCCTTGACATCGATATCTGACAATTCATCTATGGCTAGCACACTTCAGTACTTGAATATTAGCCACAATGTGCTGTCAGGGACATTATTTGACAGTGATCCGATGCCTTTGTTGGACAGCCTCGAGGTGTTTGATGCAAGTTTCAATATGCTGAGTGGCAATATCCCGCAGTTTAACTTTGTCATCTCCCTCAAGGTGCTGCGTCTGCAGAACAATAATTTTTCTGGCTCCATCCCTGAAGCACTCTTTCGGGAGACCTCTATGGTGCTGACTGAACTTGATCTTAGCTGTAACCAACTTACAG GTCCAATTAAACGTGTAACATCGATGAATTTGAAGTACCTGAACTTGTCATGCAATAGCCTTGAGGGAACTTTACCGATCACATTTGGAAGCTGTTCAGTCGTTGATCTGAGTGGAAACATGCTGTCTGGGAACTTATCGGTCGCCCGAACATGGGGAAATTATCTCCAGACGATTGATCTGAGCTCAAATAGATTAATAGGAAACTGGCCAAATGAGACAACCCAGTTTTTGAGGCTGACGTCATTGAGGATTTCAAACAACTTGCTAGCAGGAGAACTGCCATTTGTCCTTGGAACCTATCCAGAGTTGATTTCCATTGACTTCAGTCTCAATCAGCTACATGGACCTTTGCCTGGAAATCTGTTTACAGCGGTTAAGCTGACCTTTCTAAATCTTTCAGGCAACGGCTTTGGAGGGAATCTTCCCCTCCCGAATCCTGATGGCAAGAACTCGACTTCTAGAGATCTGTCTGTTCTCCCTGTGCAAACTTCAAACCTCTCGTTTGTTGATCTTTCAAACAATTCTTTGAACGGCTCACTGCCAATGGGCATTGGTGATTTAAGTGCATTGACATTGCTGAACCTTCATCAAAACAACTTTACTGGCCAAATCCCAAGAGCAATCACCAAGCTTAAGAATTTGCTATACATTGACTTATCAAGCAACCATTTCGATGGTAGCATACCTGATGGCCTCCCTGATGAACTTGTCCAGTTTAATGTCTCCTACAATAACCTGTCTGGCTCTGTTCCGAGCAATTTGCTTAAATTCCCAGATTCATCTTTCCATCCAGGGAATGAGTTacttgttcttcctctctctgaATCACCAAATGGCTCTGGCAAATCAGATGAGGGAAGACATGGCATGAAGCGGGGAATTCTATATGCATTGATTGTATGTGTTGTCGTATTTGTTACTGGGATTATTGTGCTTTTGCTTGTTCATTGGAAAATCAATAGCTGGAAGAGTAGCGAAAAGGGTACTGGCCAAGGTAAACAGCCTGTAACTCAAGGTCAGAGTGCTCAGAGAAGTGCAGAAACTTCAACAACTGAAATGCATGATGTATCATTAGCATCGTCGCCTACTGCAGAGTCTGGAGCTGTTTCATTGCCTGGTAAGGAAAGACAGCATGAATCCCAAGATGTGCCAATTGATGTTGCTTATTTCAATGAGCCAATTGCTAGTAGCTCGGCCCATAaagacagcaccacatcatcgatGCCTTCTTTGTCATCATCGCCTCCTGATCCGCGAACCCAACATCATCACTCTATCCTTAGAGTGCACTCTCCTGATAAATTGGTTGGGGATTTACATCTCTTTGACAATTCAGTTGTTTTCACAGCAGAGGAGCTCTCTCGTGCCCCTGCTGAGATAATTGGCAGGAGCTGCCATGGGACATCCTACAAGGCTATACTTGATAATGGGTACATGCTGACAGTGAAGTGGCTGAAGGAAGGCTTTGCTAAGAGTAAGAAAGAATTTTCCCGTGAAATAAAAAAGCTTGGTAGTGTCAAACATCCCAATCTTGTTCCCCTGCGAGGCTATTACTGGGGCCCTAAAGAGCACGAGAGGATCATCATATCGGATTATGTAGATGCCACATCTCTATCTACCTACTTGTCTG AATTTGAAGAGCGGAATCTCCCACCTTTGTCAGTAGGCCAGCGGCTGAACATTGCAACCGACATTGCCCGTTGTCTAGATTACCTGCACAATGAGCGTGTTATCCCACACGGCAACATTAAGTCGTCAAATGTCCTGATTCAGAACTCCACTCTATCTGCTATGGTAACTGACTACAGCCTTCACAGGCTGATGACTCCAACTGGCATGGCCGAGCAGGTCCTAAACGCCGGTGCCCTAGGATATTCCCCACCTGAGTTTTCAAGCACCAGCAAGCCATGCCCATCTCTGAAGAGTGATGTGTACGCTATTGGTGTCATTCTGCTCGAGCTGCTGACAGGGAGGATTGCTGGTGAGATCGTCTGTGTGAACGACGGCGTGGTTGATCTGACGGACTGGGTGAGGATGCTAGCACTGGAGGAGCGTGTCTCGGAGTGCTACGACCGGCACATTGCGGAAGCTGGGAGCTCAGACGGCGCGCCGAAGGCGCTTGATGGCATGCTGCGCATCGCGATCCGGTGTATCCGGTCTGCGTCAGAGAGGCCGGAGATCCGGACGGTGTTCGACGACCTCTCGTCCCTGTCGTCGTGA